GTGATGGGATCCAGTCATCCAAAGGGCTGGGGGTGGCGGCAGGGAGAGGACTGATATAACTCACTCCTCCTCCCCACTGCTGTTTCCCCACCTCGCAAGAAGACTTTGCAGACGCTCTTCGGGTCGTCGTTCTGCAGCTCCACCTGGATGCAGCGCTCTCCAagactgcagtgctctgcaccCTCAGCTATGAGTAAAGCAGCACCTAAGGAACCAAACCTACctcccccacacacacctccctgccccccccccagctacccccagccccacacctgcTGCAGGGGAAGGCCTCACAGTGACCTTAGGAATGGAGGTGATGCCAGCCAGGGTGCAGAGCTCAGTCAGGTCCTGCTCCAGGAGCCCACAGCACTGGTACTGCTCTGAAAGGGAACACGGGGTGTAAAGGAAGCCCCCCTTCAGCCCCACCTGCCCCCTTATTTCACCAGGTTCAGCCTTACCAGCGCTTTGCTCAGCTCTCTGTTCGCTCTCCATCTCCACAGTCACCGGGAGAGTCTAATACCAGGCAATACAATCCCTCTGCCACCATATACAGGCAGTTTAAGCAGGGTGTGGGGTTTAAGTTACCCCCTGAGACAGAGGATGTTACAGAGGTTCTCAGTGATGAGGGTGAACTGTGGGGGCTCCAATGGAGCAGCTGAGGAGCCCAGATTGGACCCACCTCACCAAGGCCCCATTATAACACACGAGATGGGGCCAATACTGAGAGGGTGGCGACTGAGTGGGTATAGGGGGGGGCTCACTTAAATGGGACGCCGTCCCAGCAACGGCACAAACAAACACCGCAACGGGGAGCAACCGCCTCCGGCTTCTCGCTTTTATAGGCGCCGCGCCTCTGCTGAAGCACCATTGGCCCATTTCTGAGCCAATCGATGGCCTCTATCAGCCTCCAATCCAGCCAATCACCGCGTGCAATTTGGATCCGTCTTTCGGACCATTGCTGGGCACGTCGTGGCAGCCCCACCTCTGGGCCCCGCCCACTGCCACCATCGGACCAATCACCGCGCGCGCTTTCAATCCGTCGTTGGGGCATCGAAGCTCCGACCCCTtccgccccccccccattcACTCTCCGTGCCGAGCTGGGCGCTGCCCCGATTCCTTCTTGGGACTCGTGTTGCTGCCATCCCGCGGCCATCGCTGCTTTGTGCCCATCATGGCTCCCTCCCcgctcccctccctccttcctctccctctcaCACGACTCCTGAAGACCCCGTTCCCAAAGCCAACCCGGCTTTATTCACACCATTACCCcgaggggctgcagggacagcccCCATagttggggtgggggggtcccATCCTGCGTAGACCCCCGGGCTGCCCGCTGCCACCTCGCGGTGTCTCCGCTGTAGGGCAGCCGTTTCCCGTCCACGTGTCGCGATGTgaggaagggggagagggggggggtTGAGAAGGGGGAGGGTCCTCAACGATCCTTCCTGCGGAGGGGGGGGGACGGCGGGTGGCGGACGGGGGGCACGTCGTAGTGACTGGGGATGTGGCTGTTCTTAGGCGAGTCGTAGTGGCTCAGTGCTGCACCCTCTGCCCCCCCCGGGCTGCTCTCTGTAGGGAGAGAAGGACAGTGGGAGATGGGAGTCTTCCATCCCCAAGGCTGTGCCACCCCCCATCTGCCCTTCAGTCCCCCCCCCGTCGTACCTTCCTCGTTGCTGTCTGGCTCCTCCAAGAGCCCGATCTCTGCGTAGGACATCTCTCGTTGCACCGGGGACTTCATTTCCATGTAGCTGCCCTCGGGGGCCTTGGCCAGAGGTGAAGGCACATCCTTGATGGTGGCATAGGGGTTCTCACTGGCCAGAGAGCTGCCGCTGGCCCTCAGCCCCTCCTGGGGGTGTTCTGTGGGTGACATAGAGAGATCCCCATCACCAATATAGAAAGCATGGCCATGCCCGCATGGGTCCTATTCACATCCCTTCCACCTTTTCactctccatcccatccccatcccctgtTCACAGTCCCATTGGTACCCGTGCTGTAGTACTTCCCCAGGCTGCAGGTGTAGCTGTAGCTGTAGCTCCGGTCCATCTGTCCCCCACCTGAAAACCAAGCACCATGAGAGCCAGGAGGGGCAGGGGTCCCATTGGTCCTCCCCCACCTCCCAAagctccccctcccccccccaaatgCAAGGCTTCCACCTTCCCAGGAGCAGCCCCCTCATACCCCTGGGTCCCTGTGGTGGTGCCCCCATGTGCTTCCAGTCAGGAGGAAGGGTGGCATTGCCTTCAGGGCCATAAGGCCTCTCTACACCATggaagggctgggagctggggacCTGTAGCCAAAGCaagagaccccatagctgcaGGGCTACCAGCAGTGGTGCCAGGCTGCACCGTGCCACCATGCTGTGCCATACCTTGAGGGAGCTGGCTCTATCCTGGCTGCCAGGGGCAGGCAGAGTGCACTGGGACAGCGTGTGATAGCTGGGGTTGGAGTAGTAGTGCGTGTGGTTCGGTGGCACATCTAGGGGACAGACATCAGCCCTGGTGCCAGGGAGACCCGGAGCCACATCCCAGTGTGCTGCTCACCTGGTACCACGTACTCAGAGGTGTCCATCCGTCCTGCTGTGTATGCCACAGCCAGGTGCctgttctcctttcccttctgccGGTGACGGTAGCACAGTGCCACAGCCACCACGGCCACCAGCAGAGCCACCAGGGCCACCAGGCTGACCACCATCCCCAATGTGCTGTAGGACAACGGGGGGGCTGGCACGATGGTATAGGGCTGATCGGGGTTCCCTGTAGATGTAGGAGACAGGGACGGTCCTTAGGAGAGGTGGGGAAATGGCCCCCCCATCTTGCCCCCAGCCTCTCCCATGCCTGCTCACCAGCTTCACAGTGGGGTCCAGTCCTGCCTGGGGCACATGGGCACATCCCACTCACGGGGTGGCAGGTGGCATTGTGGGGACAACGGCACAGCTGGTCACACTGCAATCCAAAGGTCCCTGGGGGGCACTCTACAGGGGGACAGGGGGTGGGTGGCCTCATATAGCTCCATACAGCTCAGACAGCGGCCCCAAATCACTCCCCAAAGACCCCCAGGCTGCACCCTGGGGGtgcacagagccacagcagcacggggggggggggtttccTACCTTCTTCACAGCTGGTTCCTGTCCATCCTGCAGGGCAGTGGCACGTCCCCTCAATGGGGTCACACGTCCCCCTGGGGTGGCACTGGCAGCGTTGGGAGCAGGCATCCCCCCAGGAGCCGGGTGTGCAGGCTGGTGGTGGGGCCAGGGGATGATCAGCCCCCCATGAAGCCAGTCCCCATCCttatccccatatccccatactCACGCTGGGAGCAATGGGGGCCgctccagcctgcagcacagaggcaggCACCGGTGGCATGGTGGCAGGAGGAGCCATTggcacaggagcagctcagcGCACACTTCTTCCCATAGCGGCCAGGAGGGCACTCTGCAGGCATGGGGTGCTGTGAGATGAGCGCACCCAGCCTCAGCCCTATGGAGTTCAAGGGATGGGGAGAACCCCCCTGTGGGGCACTCACGGCGCTGGCATGTGGGGCCACGGAAGCCTGGGGTGCAGGTGCAGGATCCATCCTCAGGAGAGCACGATGCTCCATTGCGGCACGCACAGAGCTGGCGGCAGCCTCGGCCCCAGGAGCCCTGCGGGCAGCTCTGCTTGCACTGCAGCCCTATGGGCAGCAAGAGCAATGAGGGACAGGGGCAGGACACAGGGGGGTATCCCCACCCCAGCTCCCTCACCTGTCCACCCAGGCAGGCAGTGGCACTCTCCAGTGATGGGGTCACAGCCATCTGCATGGGCACACTCGCAGCgctgcccacagccagcacCAAATGTCCCATTCTGGGGTTCAGGGATGAGATCAGCATTAGGGAGGGTGGCACTGGGGTTCCAGTGCTGTGGGGGGGACGCTCACCGGGCAGGGCTGGTGGCAATGGGGACCGTGCCATCCTGGGGTGCAGCTGCAGACTCCACTCTGGGCACTGCAGGTGGCTCCGTGGGCACAGTTGCAACTCGCATTGCAACCAGGGCCCCATGTGCCATCAGGACACGGTGTGGAGCAGTCAGGTCCGTGCCAGCCTGCAGAGCGAGAGGGTAAAGGGATGGGCACGGGGATGGCCACACATCACCCCAGCTGTCTCCATCCCTCCCTTGCTGTGTGCCCACCTTCCTTGCAGATGCAGGAGCCATCGATGGGGGAGCACGCAACACCACGCTGGCAGGAGCAGCGCTCAGAGCAGTTCACCCCAAAGGTGTCTGAAGGGCACAGGGAGGAGCAGTGCTCATCCTGGGGGGAGGGTAAGTATGTGGGGGGGGGGACTGTGAGATGGCAGCATCTCCCTACACACAGGGTTGTGAGGCTACAAACCAGCCCACTGCCTTCCCTTggtgcagtgatgctggaggcaAGAGGGGTGACCCCAAAATCTTGAGCTCCCAGGAGATCCACCTGGATGCTATGAGGGCCCTCCATGCTGAGCTCTCCCCTAAGGATGCCTGGACCCCAAACTACCCCCAGGGATAACCAGACCCCAAACCCATTCAGAAGGTGCCCTGAGGGTGTCCTCCCCAAGGATCCCTTGACCCCCATGTCCCTCATCACTGCTCCCCATGCCCTCCCCATatccctgcagcaggagcagctcgAGGACGCACCGTGTAACCAGGAGGGCAGTGGCAGAGCCCGGTGGTCCCATCGCAGGTGCCCCCATTGAGGCAAAGGCAGAGCTGTAGGCAGCCAGTCCCAAAGGTGCCGGGGGGGCAGCTTTCATTGCAGAagagcccagcccagccaggGTGACACGAGCACTCACCAAGCAGTGGGTGGCAGCTGGGGTCATCCACTCAGCACCCAGATCTCCCAGTCCAGGCACTGGGAGTACTGGGAGAGGGCCATGCGAATGATGCGGGGGACAAAGGGAGGGCACATCACCTAcctctggctgtgctgggggtgaCAGAGGCAGTGGCTCTGGCACTGGATGCCATAGAGGCCGGGAAGGCAGCGGGGCTCCTCACAGCGGCTGCCCTGAAAGCCAGCCTCACACAGGCACGCACCATCCACATGGAAGCACTGTCCCCCATTGGCACAGTCACAGCTCTCCTGGCAGTCCTGCCCGTACCTCCCCACTGGGCACCTCTCCCGGCATCTATATGGGGAACATGGGGGGGTGACACAGCCCCATGGTGGCAACCAGACCCTCCCTCTCTGCCCCAAGCTGAGACCGTGCAGCTTGTTGCATGCCAGGCTGCCTCCAGGTCCTGCTCGGGCAGCATCAGGTCTTGGTTGCCCCCATCCCCTGTGCACCCCATCCCTGTGTACCCctttgcatctgctgctgccactcCAGCCCCCTGTGTGCCTTCACCCCACATCCCCCATCCCTCATTCCCATGCTTTCCCTGTACCTCACTCCCCATCTCCCCCAGCCCCCTGCCTCCCATGCCCCATCCCCACTCACTGCTCTCCAGTGTAGCCAGGTGCACACCGGCACTGCCCCCCAAGGGGGTCACAGACGCCCCCGTTGTGGCAGCGACACTCCCCCTGGCAGCTGGGACCGAAGCGCCCAGGGGGGCACGGTATGGAGCAGATATCCCCCTGCCACAGAGTGGTGCAGTCAGCAGGGTCAGAAGGAACCCCATACCATGGGCAGGAGGGGGCACATCCCACCTACCATCCATCCATGGGGGCAAACGCAGGTGCTGGAGCCGGGGGGGTGGCAGATACCTCCATTCTGGCAGGGGCAGTGAGTGCTGCACTGTGTCCCCTCGGGGCACAGCACCTCACAGCTGCAgggaaagcaagctttgaggAAGCAGACAGAACCCCCTCCCCTCTGGGCACCGCAGGGACCCTCACTCACAGTGGGCCAGCAAGTCCTGGGGGGCAGAGGCAGGCACCAGTGGAGGCGTTGCAGGGGGCTCCATGGCTGCATGGGCAGTGCAGGCGGCAGTCGGGGCCGTAGAAGCCAGGTGGGCAGGGCTGGTGGCACAGTGGGGGGGTGAAGCCAGGGGGGCAGGTACAGACCCCATTCAGGGGATCACAGGGGGCCCCATGGTGGCAGTCACAGCGGTGCTCACAGTCCTGGCCCCACGAATGCTCATCACACTCTGCATGGGTGAGAACAGTGCTGTGTTCCACGGCCCAGGCCCAGTCACATCCCTATATTCACCTCCATCCCAAGCCCACCCCAAGCTCAGCCCATCCCCAACTCCATCCCCATCGCTGTTCCCATCTCATCCCCAGCTCCATCGCCATCCCCATCTCATCTCACTCCTTTCCCTCTTCACCCCCAGGACATCTCACCACACACCCTCACAAAACCCCACAGCTCCACTCCATCCCCCCAACCCAGGGGTCTCTATACCCCCTCCCCACTCACCACTGGAGCAGTCATGTCCCCTCCAGCCCGGCTCACATTGGCAACGCTCAGGAGCCACACATCGCCCATGGACACACTCCTGGGTGCAGCGTGCTGCAAGTACACAGCTGGGAGGTGAGCAGGGGACAGCCCAGGACCCCCCCCTTGCCCCCCATCTACCCCACTCACGGACACAGGCGTCCCTGCTCTCATAGTAGCCCAGGCAGCACTGGTAGCGCCGGCGGTAGTCGGTGCGCACCGCCTGTCGGTACTCAGTGCGGTACACAACCCTGTgccaaaagcagagctgtaaGGATGAAGTGCAGGGGGACACCCCTATGTGAacaccccacacacacacactcagacATGGGGCACCATCCAATGGGACAGCCCCCATTAGCCATATGGGACATCATCTCATTGGCCAcaggacagccctgcagcagcagggcaggggagCTGGGCACCAGGATGCTCCATGCAGTGGGGTGAGTTTGGGGGGGGCTCAGCCCTCACCTTTGCTGAGGGCAGGGCTGTGACTGTCTTGGT
This Excalfactoria chinensis isolate bCotChi1 chromosome 31, bCotChi1.hap2, whole genome shotgun sequence DNA region includes the following protein-coding sequences:
- the PEAR1 gene encoding platelet endothelial aggregation receptor 1 isoform X2, producing MGSLEPTSGAAVRMVLRTVILALHACLLAALHPSDPNVCSYWESFTAAVKESYTKPHIVTSTEPCTGTPRQSQPCPQQRVVYRTEYRQAVRTDYRRRYQCCLGYYESRDACVPRCTQECVHGRCVAPERCQCEPGWRGHDCSSECDEHSWGQDCEHRCDCHHGAPCDPLNGVCTCPPGFTPPLCHQPCPPGFYGPDCRLHCPCSHGAPCNASTGACLCPPGLAGPLCEVLCPEGTQCSTHCPCQNGGICHPPGSSTCVCPHGWMGDICSIPCPPGRFGPSCQGECRCHNGGVCDPLGGQCRCAPGYTGEQCRERCPVGRYGQDCQESCDCANGGQCFHVDGACLCEAGFQGSRCEEPRCLPGLYGIQCQSHCLCHPQHSQSCHPLLGECSCHPGWAGLFCNESCPPGTFGTGCLQLCLCLNGGTCDGTTGLCHCPPGYTDEHCSSLCPSDTFGVNCSERCSCQRGVACSPIDGSCICKEGWHGPDCSTPCPDGTWGPGCNASCNCAHGATCSAQSGVCSCTPGWHGPHCHQPCPNGTFGAGCGQRCECAHADGCDPITGECHCLPGWTGLQCKQSCPQGSWGRGCRQLCACRNGASCSPEDGSCTCTPGFRGPTCQRQCPPGRYGKKCALSCSCANGSSCHHATGACLCAAGWSGPHCSQPCTPGSWGDACSQRCQCHPRGTCDPIEGTCHCPAGWTGTSCEEECPPGTFGLQCDQLCRCPHNATCHPVSGMCPCAPGRTGPHCEAGNPDQPYTIVPAPPLSYSTLGMVVSLVALVALLVAVVAVALCYRHRQKGKENRHLAVAYTAGRMDTSEYVVPGGGQMDRSYSYSYTCSLGKYYSTEHPQEGLRASGSSLASENPYATIKDVPSPLAKAPEGSYMEMKSPVQREMSYAEIGLLEEPDSNEEESSPGGAEGAALSHYDSPKNSHIPSHYDVPPVRHPPSPPLRRKDR
- the PEAR1 gene encoding platelet endothelial aggregation receptor 1 isoform X1, whose protein sequence is MGSLEPTSGAAVRMVLRTVILALHACLLAALHPSDPNVCSYWESFTAAVKESYTKPHIVTSTEPCTGTPRQSQPCPQQRVVYRTEYRQAVRTDYRRRYQCCLGYYESRDACVPRCTQECVHGRCVAPERCQCEPGWRGHDCSSECDEHSWGQDCEHRCDCHHGAPCDPLNGVCTCPPGFTPPLCHQPCPPGFYGPDCRLHCPCSHGAPCNASTGACLCPPGLAGPLCEVLCPEGTQCSTHCPCQNGGICHPPGSSTCVCPHGWMGDICSIPCPPGRFGPSCQGECRCHNGGVCDPLGGQCRCAPGYTGEQCRERCPVGRYGQDCQESCDCANGGQCFHVDGACLCEAGFQGSRCEEPRCLPGLYGIQCQSHCLCHPQHSQSCHPLLGECSCHPGWAGLFCNESCPPGTFGTGCLQLCLCLNGGTCDGTTGLCHCPPGYTDEHCSSLCPSDTFGVNCSERCSCQRGVACSPIDGSCICKEGWHGPDCSTPCPDGTWGPGCNASCNCAHGATCSAQSGVCSCTPGWHGPHCHQPCPNGTFGAGCGQRCECAHADGCDPITGECHCLPGWTGLQCKQSCPQGSWGRGCRQLCACRNGASCSPEDGSCTCTPGFRGPTCQRQCPPGRYGKKCALSCSCANGSSCHHATGACLCAAGWSGPHCSQPCTPGSWGDACSQRCQCHPRGTCDPIEGTCHCPAGWTGTSCEEECPPGTFGLQCDQLCRCPHNATCHPVSGMCPCAPGRTGPHCEAGNPDQPYTIVPAPPLSYSTLGMVVSLVALVALLVAVVAVALCYRHRQKGKENRHLAVAYTAGRMDTSEYVVPDVPPNHTHYYSNPSYHTLSQCTLPAPGSQDRASSLKVPSSQPFHGVERPYGPEGNATLPPDWKHMGAPPQGPRGGGQMDRSYSYSYTCSLGKYYSTEHPQEGLRASGSSLASENPYATIKDVPSPLAKAPEGSYMEMKSPVQREMSYAEIGLLEEPDSNEEESSPGGAEGAALSHYDSPKNSHIPSHYDVPPVRHPPSPPLRRKDR